One Cucurbita pepo subsp. pepo cultivar mu-cu-16 chromosome LG07, ASM280686v2, whole genome shotgun sequence genomic region harbors:
- the LOC111798367 gene encoding CSC1-like protein RXW8 isoform X2, protein MLIVLLYSIRVFSIAAITCLFLVLPVNYYGQETTHKLIPSESLDVFSIENVKENSKWLCAHCIALYVICCSACVLLYFEYLSISRMRLIYITGAQMNPTYFTVLVRSIPWSPDESYSETVRKFFTNYHESGYLSHQMIYRSGTVQKLLSDAEKMYNMMKENSVEMHCQKFKGGCFCAGPTNSFAILPSVNDSVTDKNLYGDMDMLAGEKECSAAFVFFKTRYAALMAATALQSANPMSWATDLAPAPHDVYWSNLSIPYRQLWIRKIGTLVAATAFMLVFLLPVTLVQSMTQLEQLQQAFPFLKGLLKKKYMSELVTGYLPSVILILFMYLVPPTMMSFSALEGSISRSGRKRSACLKVLYFTIWNVFFVNVFTGSILRTLNVFFSVKDIPATFGKAVPAQASFFLTYVLSSGWASLSCEVMQLFPLTCNLIRRWILRIKSEPLFETLSFPYHTEVPRILLFGFLGFTCCILAPLITPFLLFYFFLAYLVYKNQILNVYVSKYESGGQFWPIAHNTTIFAMVVAQIIALGVFGLKESPVASGFTIPLIIGTLLFHEYCRQRFGPIFKNTAAEVLIEMDRKDEQCGRLEEMYKKLRTAYCQFTLLAKRDTSTSGCSSNHNNENSIIDTESAKPGKPLEVHGLWNPPFHLDDMGDLGVPTLTNK, encoded by the exons ATCACTTGCCTGTTTCTAGTGCTTCCAGTAAATTATTATGGTCAAGAAACGACTCACAAGCTGATACCTTCCGAGTCGCTTGACGTTTTTTCCATTGAGAACGTCAAGGAAAATTCTAAGTG gCTTTGTGCCCATTGTATCGCTTTATACGTCATATGTTGTTCGGCTTGTGTGCTCCTTTACTTT GAGTACTTAAGCATAAGTAGAATGAGACTTATCTACATCACTGGTGCTCAAATGAATCCTACTTATTTTACGGTTTTAGTCCGGTCGATTCCGTGGTCTCCAGATGAATCTTATAGTGAAACTGTTCGGAAGTTCTTCACCAATTACCATGAATCCGGTTACTTGTCGCACCAAATGATATATCGGTCGGGTACCGTTCAGAAACTGTTG AGTGATGCAGAGAAAATGTACAACATGATGAAGGAAAATTCGGTCGAGATGCACTGTCAGAAGTTCAAAGGAGGATGTTTTTGTGCAGGACCAACAAATTCTTTTGCGATTCTTCCAAGTGTAAATGATAGTGTGACAGATAAGAACCTATATGGTGATATGGACATGTTGGCTGGAGAAAAG GAATGTTCAGCTGCTTTTGTATTCTTCAAGACTCGGTATGCTGCGCTTATGGCTGCGACCGCTCTTCAGTCAGCAAATCCTATGTCGTGGGCGACAGACTTAGCTCCAGCGCCTCATGATGTTTATTGGTCAAACCTTTCTATACCATATCGGCAACTTTGGATTCGAAAGATAGGAACACTGGTTGCTGCTACCGCATTCATGCTCGTGTTTTTGCTTCCTGTAACGCTCGTACAAAGCATGACGCAGCTGGAACAATTACAGCAAGCATTCCCATTCCTTAAAGGCCTCTTGAAAAA GAAATATATGAGCGAACTGGTGACCGGATACTTACCGAGCGTCATATTGATTCTATTTATGTATCTGGTTCCACCGACAATGATGTCGTTTTCAGCCCTGGAGGGATCTATTTCTCGCAGTGGGCGGAAACGGAGTGCATGCCTTAAAGTCTTGTACTTCACAATATGGAACGTCTTTTTCGTTAACGTATTTACGGGGTCGATTCTTCGTACGTTGAATGTCTTTTTTAGTGTAAAGGATATACCTGCTACATTTGGCAAAGCGGTACCGGCACAG GCTAGTTTCTTCTTGACTTATGTTCTATCATCTGGTTGGGCAAGTTTGTCTTGTGAAGTTATGCAACTTTTTCCTCTTACTTGCAATTTGATCAGAAGATGGATTCTTAGAATCAAGAGCGAACCACTTTTCGAAACTCTTTCGTTCCCATATCACACGGAAGTTCCTCGAATTCTCCTGTTCGGTTTCCTCGGCTTCACGTGTTGCATCTTGGCTCCTTTGATCACTCCCTTCTTGctgttttacttttttcttgcCTACCTCGTTTACAAAAACCAG ATTCTCAACGTGTACGTATCGAAATACGAAAGCGGAGGACAATTTTGGCCTATAGCTCACAACACAACCATCTTTGCTATGGTAGTAGCTCAAATAATTGCTCTGGGAGTGTTTGGTCTAAAAGAATCTCCAGTTGCATCAGGTTTCACAATCCCATTAATCATCGGCACGCTCCTATTTCACGAGTATTGCAGGCAGCGATTCGGTCCAATATTCAAAAACACAGCTGCAGAG GTGCTTATTGAAATGGACAGGAAAGATGAACAATGTGGTAGGCTGGAAGAGATGTATAAAAAGTTGCGCACGGCGTATTGCCAGTTCACACTGTTGGCTAAACGAGACACGAGTACGTCGGGATGTTCGAGTAATCACAACAACGAAAACAGCATTATCGACACTGAAAGTGCAAAACCAG GGAAGCCATTGGAAGTACATGGTTTGTGGAATCCTCCTTTCCATTTAGATGATATGGGTGATTTGGGTGTACCAACACtcaccaataaataa
- the LOC111799220 gene encoding transcription factor RAX3-like, protein MGRAPCCDKANVKKGPWSAEEDTKLKSYIEQHGTGGNWIALPQKIGLKRCGKSCRLRWLNYLRPNIKHGGFSEEEDKIICSLYLSIGSRWSIIAAQLPGRTDNDIKNYWNTRLKKKLFGKQRKEHQQQQQQQATRRGNALRHHGTMNRSNSAIPYWPQQQQLPVAPSYYNNMPSSDHINPIENLSKFGAQFMEQSVYNNNNVNGYGNGYYFPLLQGQSSSQMVDLENYDMGFDDPRRVLCGFEFVYGDHHNQLMGTSNSHGYEMGPLISSCPSNYEAMLQDLSTMTQEYDTHLKIMDSNAV, encoded by the exons ATGGGGAGAGCTCCTTGTTGTGACAAAGCCAATGTCAAGAAAGGCCCATGGTCGGCTGAAGAAGACACCAAGCTCAAGTCTTACATTGAGCAACATGGAACTGGTGGGAACTGGATTGCTTTGCCTcaaaaaattg GCCTAAAGAGATGTGGAAAAAGTTGTCGATTGAGATGGCTGAATTATCTCCGTCCGAACATCAAGCATGGAGGTTTCtccgaagaagaagataaaatcaTTTGTAGTCTCTATCTTAGTATTGGAAgcag GTGGTCTATAATTGCAGCACAGTTACCAGGAAGAACGGATAACGACATAAAGAACTACTGGAACAcgaggttgaagaagaagctatTCGGGAAGCAAAGGAAAGagcatcaacaacaacaacaacaacaagcaACTCGTCGAGGAAACGCCCTAAGGCATCACGGGACGATGAACAGAAGCAATAGCGCCATTCCTTATTGgcctcagcagcagcagctccCAGTGGCACCAAGCTACTATAACAACATGCCATCATCTGACCATATCAACCCAATTGAGAATTTGAGCAAATTTGGAGCTCAATTTATGGAACAAAGTGtgtacaacaacaacaatgtAAATGGATATGGAAATGGGTATTATTTTCCATTGCTTCAAGGGCAAAGCAGCAGCCAAATGGTGGATCTTGAGAATTATGACATGGGGTTTGATGATCCAAGAAGGGTTTTGTGTGGATTTGAGTTTGTGTATGGAGATCATCATAATCAGCTAATGGGTACTAGTAATAGCCATGGCTATGAAATGGGGCCTCTGATTTCTTCTTGCCCTTCAAATTACGAAGCAATGCTCCAAGATTTGTCAACCATGACTCAAGAATATGATACTCACTTGAAGATAATGGATAGCAATGCAGTTTGA